The genomic region TTCGTGCCACGTGATGACGACCGTCTCATCTGCCGATTGTCCTTCAATCATGAACTGCTCTTTGGAATAGATTCCCCCATAGGAGTGGACTTGTTTGATCATAACGGCGTGGGGATAGATGATGATGGTTTTGAGTTTGTCATAGCAATACGACGTATTTTTTCCGATTAGCAGCAAACAGGCGTAAAAAGCGATGATGATTTTCATTTCATTGCTAACGTGCAGGCCGATTCCGATAAATTCTTTGGTATGGATGAAGTAGAGGATGGAGCGTTGAATCTTGTGCCGCTCTTCGCTGGAGAGTTTTCGATAATGGGGAGTTTTATCGAGAAAAATTTCATATTCCTCTTTAAAAGGGAGTTTTTTGATTTTTTCCAAAGCTTTTCCTTTTCGAAATTCATTGAAAAACATAAAAGCAAAAAAAAGCGTTCCCAAAATGGTAAAAATCAAAATGAGGGCGAGATGATAGTCCATGCTTTGCATTATAGAATCCATTCTTTGAGACTCTCGTATTCTGCACCGGTAGGATAAAGATGGCTTTGGAAGAGGATGATCTTGGGCTCAAGCACCCCTATCGGTGCAGGAACAGATGTTAATTTCGCAGAAAATGCGGACGAATCCTGGATGTGTTTAACCCGCATCATCGTCATATGCGGATTCAGTTTTATTTTTTCCAGACCAAGCACTAAT from Sulfuricurvum sp. harbors:
- a CDS encoding M90 family metallopeptidase, whose protein sequence is MQSMDYHLALILIFTILGTLFFAFMFFNEFRKGKALEKIKKLPFKEEYEIFLDKTPHYRKLSSEERHKIQRSILYFIHTKEFIGIGLHVSNEMKIIIAFYACLLLIGKNTSYCYDKLKTIIIYPHAVMIKQVHSYGGIYSKEQFMIEGQSADETVVITWHEAKNESYHMRHNNVIIHEFAHEIDFMDGVIDGVPPLEHSKYDGWVRTLYKEFDLLNTIAHKNRDWGKYKLLDTYAASNEAEFFAVVTERFFESPAALKHHFPDLYEEYKDFYQIDTAKLFD